One window from the genome of Halomicrobium zhouii encodes:
- a CDS encoding MTH1187 family thiamine-binding protein, which produces MTCIGFLSVAPVVEGSMAEYVADAVDALEDFDVSYETTPMGTIVEAEDSRDLFDAAHAAHEAVDADRVETFLKIDDKRTVDQSAAEKVDAVEDVLGREARSGRADPGE; this is translated from the coding sequence ATGACCTGTATCGGATTCCTCTCCGTCGCACCGGTCGTCGAAGGGAGCATGGCCGAGTACGTCGCCGACGCCGTCGACGCCCTGGAAGACTTCGACGTCTCCTACGAGACGACGCCGATGGGCACCATCGTCGAAGCAGAAGACAGCCGGGATCTGTTCGACGCGGCCCACGCCGCCCACGAGGCGGTCGACGCCGACCGGGTCGAGACGTTCCTGAAGATAGACGACAAGCGGACGGTCGACCAGTCTGCCGCGGAGAAGGTCGACGCCGTCGAGGACGTGCTCGGACGCGAGGCGCGGTCCGGGCGGGCGGACCCGGGCGAGTGA
- a CDS encoding ABC transporter substrate-binding protein, translated as MLHGWDEGDGAVAVRALVDAFEEQAPDVPTEFTAIEGGGNENLNTVVDYRLYDDDPPSAFANWPGKNLQRYEGSLGSVDDVWAENDFAAVHVEEAVDLHRQNGSFRAVPIGSHRLNNLFYSVAVLEEAGVDPAGITSLDALFDAMDAVAAETDAAPMTHAMAAPWPTTQLWVAVFLGQEGHEPYVDFIEGRRPEAAVRASFETTARILETYVTYDAASLDLPASNQNVVDGDAAFIHQGNWTAGAFANATDFEYGDDWGANAFPGTENRYTLHFDSFLYPGDNPTPEYSRRWLAFVGSETAQVAFNQHKGSIPTRTDVDVSEFHPYLQAVAEDFENAEYRPPTLQHGLALAPEKVTALNRIVANTFMGPYDVDAATAGFLDVV; from the coding sequence GTGCTCCACGGGTGGGACGAAGGCGACGGTGCGGTCGCAGTCCGCGCGCTCGTCGACGCGTTCGAGGAGCAGGCCCCGGACGTCCCGACGGAGTTCACGGCCATCGAAGGAGGCGGGAACGAGAACCTCAACACGGTCGTCGACTACCGCCTCTACGACGACGATCCCCCGAGCGCGTTCGCGAACTGGCCCGGGAAGAACCTCCAGCGATACGAGGGGTCGCTGGGGTCGGTAGACGACGTCTGGGCGGAGAACGACTTCGCGGCCGTCCACGTCGAGGAGGCCGTCGACCTGCACCGCCAGAACGGCTCGTTCCGCGCGGTGCCGATCGGATCCCACCGCCTCAACAACCTGTTCTACAGCGTCGCGGTCCTGGAGGAAGCCGGCGTCGACCCGGCAGGGATCACCAGCCTGGACGCGCTCTTCGACGCGATGGACGCCGTCGCCGCCGAAACGGACGCGGCGCCGATGACCCACGCGATGGCGGCCCCGTGGCCGACGACGCAGCTCTGGGTCGCCGTCTTCCTCGGACAGGAGGGTCACGAGCCCTACGTGGACTTCATCGAGGGAAGACGGCCCGAGGCGGCGGTCCGAGCGAGCTTCGAGACGACCGCCAGGATTCTGGAAACGTACGTCACGTACGACGCGGCGTCGCTGGACCTGCCCGCCTCGAACCAGAACGTCGTCGACGGCGACGCTGCGTTCATCCACCAGGGGAACTGGACCGCCGGCGCCTTCGCCAACGCCACCGACTTCGAGTACGGGGACGACTGGGGTGCCAACGCGTTCCCGGGGACGGAGAACAGGTACACACTCCACTTCGACTCGTTTCTCTATCCCGGGGACAATCCCACGCCGGAGTACTCGAGACGCTGGCTGGCGTTCGTCGGCAGCGAGACCGCGCAGGTGGCGTTCAACCAGCACAAGGGCTCGATTCCGACCCGGACGGACGTCGACGTGAGCGAGTTCCACCCGTATCTCCAGGCGGTCGCCGAGGACTTCGAGAACGCCGAGTATCGGCCGCCGACGCTGCAACACGGCCTCGCGCTGGCCCCGGAGAAGGTGACGGCGCTCAACCGCATCGTCGCCAACACGTTCATGGGACCCTACGATGTCGACGCGGCGACGGCCGGTTTTCTGGACGTCGTCTGA